The Nitrospira sp. CR1.1 genome window below encodes:
- the pilO gene encoding type 4a pilus biogenesis protein PilO, giving the protein MANLFRQKPLPVCSRSLLLSCVPLMGVTIVAGLLAATSGFYRLSPAQEHLAQAEAAYHTAVRAQAALQATRKTQEEMWAIKLKLDEVWRGLPTETEFASLALAISELGRTERVSIPGMQYAVERSHADGLPVKASISFSVTGDYAAVYRFIHRLESADSYVVIESLNASRTAKSDKGGSSSVVFHVTVATFLRPNPPTGSLS; this is encoded by the coding sequence ATGGCGAATCTGTTCAGACAGAAACCGTTGCCCGTATGTAGCCGGTCGTTGCTCCTGTCCTGCGTGCCGCTCATGGGTGTCACGATAGTGGCCGGTCTCCTTGCCGCGACGAGTGGCTTCTACAGACTGAGCCCTGCGCAGGAGCATCTTGCTCAAGCCGAAGCGGCCTATCACACCGCCGTGCGAGCGCAGGCTGCACTGCAGGCCACACGCAAGACTCAGGAAGAGATGTGGGCGATCAAGCTGAAGCTCGACGAGGTCTGGCGGGGCCTTCCGACCGAGACGGAGTTTGCCTCATTGGCGCTCGCCATTTCTGAACTGGGACGCACCGAGCGCGTGAGCATTCCTGGGATGCAGTATGCGGTCGAGCGCTCACACGCCGATGGCCTGCCGGTCAAGGCGTCGATCTCGTTTTCCGTGACCGGCGACTATGCGGCGGTCTATCGCTTCATTCACCGACTGGAGTCGGCTGACTCCTATGTGGTCATCGAAAGCCTCAACGCGAGCCGAACGGCGAAAAGTGACAAGGGGGGGTCGTCTTCAGTGGTGTTTCATGTCACGGTCGCGACGTTCTTGCGGCCGAATCCACCGACGGGGAGTCTGTCATGA